A stretch of Malus sylvestris chromosome 11, drMalSylv7.2, whole genome shotgun sequence DNA encodes these proteins:
- the LOC126588688 gene encoding uncharacterized protein At1g08160-like: MPTSASQPSQAPKAKSNLIRTIAIVLLASIVILGLVVLITWLIVRPKRLVYTIEDGSIQNFNLTNNHLSADFDFVIRSYNPNKRVSIYYDSIGATVNYNDQTLAFSGIEPFYQRRRNVTRFDVKFTAPSTALSSSVSKDLMLEKRSGKIQFDVWLKARIRFKVGALKSHHRTLRVSCSPVLELSRPKNLKRTYCYADI, encoded by the coding sequence ATGCCTACTTCTGCATCACAACCCTCGCAAGCACCAAAAGCAAAGTCAAATCTAATTAGAACCATTGCTATAGTCTTGCTAGCTTCAATTGTCATTTTGGGTCTTGTGGTGCTCATCACCTGGCTCATTGTGAGGCCGAAACGCCTTGTTTACACCATCGAAGATGGTTCGATCCAAAACTTCAACCTAACCAATAACCACCTCTCAGCGGATTTTGATTTTGTCATCAGATCCTATAATCCCAACAAAAGAGTCTCCATATACTATGACTCTATTGGCGCTACAGTGAATTACAATGACCAGACTCTGGCATTTTCCGGGATTGAACCCTTCTATCAGCGCCGTCGAAATGTGACCCGCTTTGATGTCAAGTTCACGGCTCCCTCCACTGCACTTTCCAGCTCTGTCTCTAAGGATCTAATGCTTGAGAAAAGATCAGGCAAGATTCAGTTTGATGTTTGGCTCAAGGCAAGGATTAGGTTTAAGGTCGGAGCTTTGAAGTCACACCACCGCACTCTAAGGGTTTCGTGTTCCCCAGTGTTGGAGTTATCAAGGCCTAAGAATTTGAAAAGGACGTACTGTTATGCTGATATTTGA